A portion of the Babylonia areolata isolate BAREFJ2019XMU chromosome 16, ASM4173473v1, whole genome shotgun sequence genome contains these proteins:
- the LOC143290916 gene encoding uncharacterized protein LOC143290916 has product MSNIRSISGDSRGDNTAASPTGPDTASLTRTPLQIRPPPPTTFSPLRSPSSSSTHTSFELKSRASTRQSHLSAATSSNWTSVSGVSQPSPHPTPPPLKPYFYPTSGYPVSKSILQQAYPGNGYPVSTLQHSYGYPASNFPCCEVPGVTDLGSQFMYPSCEFPGGGAFPGEIEQDDGSAPFVSGLEQDASSDPASFIGGGAILPGAGGQGSFLPAADTMYTPGEFDPHYNAGYPV; this is encoded by the coding sequence atgagCAACATCAGAAGCATCAGCGGGGACAGCAGGGGAGACAACACAGCAGCCAGTCCCACTGGCCCCGACACGGCCAGCCTGACCAGAACGCCCCTGCAGattcgaccccctccccccaccaccttcagCCCCCTCCGCAGCCCCTCCTCAAGCAGTACCCACACCAGTTTTGAACTCAAGTCCCGCGCCTCCACCCGCCAGTCACACCTGTCTGCCGCCACCAGTTCCAACTGGACCTCCGTGTCAGGTGTCTCCCAGCCCAGCCCCCACCCAACTCCTCCCCCTCTCAAACCCTACTTCTACCCGACGTCCGGCTACCCGGTCAGCAAGTCCATCCTGCAGCAGGCCTACCCGGGTAACGGTTACCCGGTGTCCACCCTGCAACACTCCTACGGGTACCCGGCCAGCAACTTCCCTTGCTGCGAGGTGCCCGGGGTCACCGACCTGGGGTCGCAGTTCATGTACCCCAGTTGTGAGTTTCCGGGTGGCGGGGCGTTTCCAGGAGAGATTGAGCAGGATGATGGTTCGGCGCCCTTTGTCAGCGGACTGGAGCAGGACGCATCGTCTGACCCTGCTTCCTTCATTGGAGGGGGTGCCATCCTCCCTGGCGCAGGTGGGCAAGGGTCCTTTCTCCCTGCCGCCGATACCATGTACACACCTGGTGAATTTGACCCTCACTACAATGCAGGCTATCCCGTTTGA